The sequence GCTTTTGAATTACTTACAAGGTCAAAAGTGCTTATAGACTAATTCGCCAAAGTAGAGTATTCATACCAGAATATTTACATTTAGAAAAGAAGTTGAAAAAAATCAATCAATATACAAGCCTATACGCATTTGAGAGAAAATAACTCTAGTCATGCCCACCCACTGCCTGAATGCTTGATCCTCAAGAGAAAAGCAAGGTGGGCATTTTTAGCCGAATTGTTGGCTGCTGCTGTGGTGGGTTCTTAGTTAAAAAATTGTTGCTTTTTGCAAATAGTTATTTAGGTTGTTGAATTTATGGTGACTAACTCTCAAAGACCGGCTTTACCAGTAGAATCATCTGCATCTTTACCACCAACTGACGCTAAAGCTAGGGTCAGTGAGTTTATGAAAAGTTTACAAGACGAAATTACCCAAGCTTTAGAAAAATTGGATGGTGTAGGTAAATTTCAGGAAGATTCTTGGGAACGTCCGGAGGGAGGCGGTGGGCGATCGCGCGTGATGCGAGAAGGCGCAATCTTTGAACAAGGTGGTGTAAATTTTTCTGAAGTTTGGGGTTCCCATTTACCGCCTTCAATTCTCGCACAACGCCCAGAAGCAAAAGGACATGATTTCTATGCCACAGGCACTTCAATGGTGTTGCATCCCCGCAATCCTTACGTACCCACCGTTCACCTCAATTATCGCTATTTTGAAGCAGGCCCGGTATGGTGGTTTGGTGGTGGTGCCGATCTGACCCCCTATTATCCCTTTGCTGAAGATGCCATTCATTTCCATCAAACATTCAAGCAAGCCTGTGATGCTCATCACTCAGAGTATTACCCAGTCTTTAAACGCTGGTGTGATGAGTATTTTTACTTAAAGCATCGGGGGGAGACGCGGGGCGTTGGTGGTCTGTTTTTTGATTATCAAGATGGTCAAGGTGCTTTATATCGCGGTCCTCATACTGATAGCGAAGCTGCTAAGTACAGCAACCAATTGGGAACTATTGCACCACGCAGTTGGGAAGATTTGTTTGCCTTTGTGCAAAGCTGCGGCAAAGCCTTTTTAAGCGCCTACCTACCAATCGCAGAGCAGCGACACAAGATGGAATATGGCGATCGCCAACGCAATTTTCAACTGTACCGCCGGGGACGGTATGTAGAATTTAATCTAGTTTATGACCGAGGTACAATTTTTGGACTGCAAACCAACGGTCGTACCGAATCAATTTTGATGTCCCTACCTCCCCTAGTACGGTGGGAATACGGCTACAAGCCTGAGCCAAACTCACCCGAAGCCGAGTTGTACGAAACCTTCCTCAAACCCCAAGACTGGGTAAACTGGACACCAAGCCATACGTAAAGAGTGTGAGTTAAACTACTAAAGGAAAGCACTAAGCAATCAAGGTGACAGTTGTTGCTGTAGCTTGCTAATTTCAAGCTACAGAATCAATCCACCCGTTGCAAGTGAGTAACATAATTAACCAATACCATTCCGTCCATCTCCTTTCAATTAAGAGGGATAAGTGGTTATGGGGATGTTAGTGGTTAGTGTTTGTTGTTTGTTGTTTGTTGTTTGTTGTACCCTGCGGGAAGCCGAGTAAAGCGCGTCTATGGAACAACTAACAACAATCAACTATCAACTAACAACCAGCAACCAACAACTAACAACTAGTCAATATTGAGAATGCCAAGGGGAGGCTCAGTGATCGACATAGACCAAAAAACTTATACAACTCAGGACGGTAATACCGTTATCGTCTTGACACCCACAGGCCGCCTGGATATTACCACAGCATGGCAATTTCGCTTGAAATTGCAGGAGTGTATTTCCAAACTCAGCCGTCATGTGGTTGTGAATTTAGGTCAAGTGAATTTTATTGACAGTTCTGGGCTGACTTCTCTGGTGGCAGGAATGCGCGATGCTGATAAAGTTAAAGGCAGTTTTCGTATCTGTAATGTCCACCCAGAAGCCAAACTGGTGTTTGAAGTAACGATGATGGACACGGTATTTGAAATCTTTGAAACGGAGGAGGAAGCTTTAGAAGGTGTACCTCGTAGTATTGCCAGCTAGTTCAAAGTCAAATATGAATAGTGAAGAGTCCAAAATAGAGACACTTCATAATTCATAATTCATAATTTAGTACTGTTTTCGCTTGGTGTAGCGATAAGGCCCTAAAATCGCTCCCCAAGTAGCCCCTCCGGTATTAGGATCAATTCCTTTGTCATAACTATGCAATTCTTTCTGAGTCACTTCAAACCCCAAGGAAACTTGTACAGTATTGCCAGTGTAACTAAAACAGCAACGAGTTTCTGGAGGTGGGGTAGCAGTAAACTGATAGCTGTTGGCAGCTAGTGTTTGCTGAGTGACGTTGAGAATGCAACCAGGTAGTAAATCTAATTGTTCAGGCTTGAGGGTGTGAAGTAACGAGGGGTTTAGACCAGCGCCACGCAACGCTGTTGGATCTTTGGGCATATAGTATTGTACATTTAGAGGTGCATCAAGTTCACCCCCTGACCTGAGCCGCATAATCCGTTGGCGGTAGGGTTGATCCAATTTCACAATATTGGCTTGTTCTGCAAATAATGTCAGGCTGTCTTCTGGAAACAGAGGAACAGGTATTTGCCACAGACGCAAGTGGACATACCAAGCAGGTTCTGCTAGAGCTTGTTCTCGATTATCAAATTCACCAGCTAAGTAATTAGCGAGGCAGAGTAACTGTGGCGAGAAGGTCATAAATCTAAAGCGTATTCACAAATTATTATAATTTGTGCGTGCTTTCCAAGGGAAGAGGGATTAAAAGCTATATGGTCTTGCCATGTGTTATGACTTTTGGTAACTAAAGTGTAACTTAATACAAAAATATAAATAAAACCTCCTGCTAAGAGGAGGTTGTTTATTTTTAATATTGAAATTTAATTCTTAGAGGTCATTTATAAAGTAAAAATAAAATTTTTGTAGGGGAGCCACTGCGTTGGGCAGCTCTGCCGACTTGTAGCAAGTGGCGTTGTGTTAGGCGCATATTTCGGTATGATTTGTCACGAAAAATATGATCAAAGTGCCTAACGCACCATGTTAGATAGTGGTGCGTGATAGCAAAGCCGTAACACACCCTACTTAAAATTTACCCCGTTGCTGAATGAAGGGATGATATCATTTATGTAAGTACAATTTGATACTTCAAGTAGTGAAGTAATAATTTAAGTGAGTATCGAGCGCATTTCTTCGGTCTTAGAAGAGCATAAAGTTTTTCGGTGAAGGCGTGCAAGATAATGACGCAATCGGGTGTTTTCATTTTCCACTCGCGTCATATATGTTTGACTGAATAATTTGGTCTCCATCAGGGATAAAACTTGGGTAAACTTTCCAGCCATCGGTAAGATAAAAATAACTTTTCCACTGTTTAACAATTTCCCACAATGGCTCAAACGTTTCAGCACTGTGGTCTCCTAAAACCCACGCTAAAATACCTTGACTAAAATGATTTAGTGCTGTCCACAACCAAATTTTGTTTTTTTTGAACCGATGAATGTCTCTAATTCGTCTAGTTCTCCAACCTTTGGAACTATATCTTCTTTTGGTACATCCGGCAGTTTTTCTCCCAATTGTTTAATCCAATAAATGATGCTAGTATGATGCACACCTTTGACTCGTTCAATCGCGCGAAAACCCATACCGTTGAGGTACATTTTTACGCATTCTTTTTTGATCTCTTCTGAATATCCTTTCGGCGGATCGTACAGGTCGATAAACTGGCGGTCGCATTTGATACAAATTTGCCCGCAGCTTACCTCTACGCTTTCCGTTCTTACGAATTTCCCTAGACCCACACTATGGACATTCCACAGTAGATCACCTCAATTCATCCCTCTATTATGCAACGCCTAATTTACTTTATAAATGGTTTCTTAGTATTTATACTCTTATGTGGAAAATGATTGGATAACTTATCGAATAAATTTTAACAATAGAGATATAGCTCTACTTATCTTGTGTAGCCTCATCCAGTGCTTTCTGAATAGCTTGTCTCACGAATTCCGGATAATTTTCTTGCTGGCTTAATGCATCTTTCATTGACTTACTGATACGAATATTGAGCCGTTCGGTTAAGGGTTCTTCTCTGTCAGTAGTAAACGGTTTGAGATTATCTGGGTTCCCTTTGGGATTAGGCATTTATATGTAAATGTAAATATAGATAGCGTTTTACATGTAGGCACGTGAAATAATAGTTAATTGGTGGCTGTACTTCCGGCAAGTCGTCACAGCCACCAAGTCCATCCACTACCGATGAACAACTATATGATGACACGCAAAGAACTAGAAGCGCTATCACTTGAAGATTTACGCGCTATGGCATCTCACTATGGAGTGCAACCATTTGGAAGCTATGGTAAACCTGAAGCTTGGATCGCGGTGCTAACTAGCTTTCCTTATCGTGCTATTGACCAGATGAAAGATGGTATCGGCTTGCACTCACCTGGAATTGAAATCTACAGACATATCACAGTAGCACTTGATATGATTGGGAAACCTACAGAAAGCCAAATGGGATTGTTGCGACTAACCAAAGAGGAAGAATACTTTGAGGATGAGCAGATGAGGTTTTATCAGGACAAGCTTTATAAACTGTATAGAGTAAAAATGCTGTTGCATGAAGCGGTAAAGATTCTAGTTAGCTAAGCTTGCGCGATCGCGTTATTTAACCCTTCATCATTGGAGGGTTTTTTTAGATATAATGATTATTTATACTTTTTTGATCTTGTCAGGCAGCTTGCAGTTTGCAAAATTTTTTAGAAAATCAATTTATAAATTTCATAGATACTAAAAGCACGCGAAACAAGCGTAAAATTAACCTAAGATTAAGCACTTACCTAGAAAAATAATAGAAATTAGCTTCAAGATAGTTAAAACCCTTGATATTATGTCGTTAACCCGTACTGTATCCGATACAAAGCGAGCTTTCCACACTCTCCACACCCGTCCGATCAACACTATTTATCGGCGGGTAGTAGAGGAATTAATAGTAGAAATGCACCTACTGTCAGTAAATGTCGATTTCAGCTACAATCCTATTTATGCCTTGGGCGTCGTCACTTCCTTTGACCGCTTTATGCAAGGCTACCAGCCAGAACAGGATAAAGAGTCGATATTTAATGCTCTGCTACGGGCAACAGAGGCAGATCCGCAAACCTACAGACAGGATGCTCAACGCTTGCAAGATATTGCCAAAAGTCTGTCAACTCAAGATTTAATTGCCGCTTTAAGCCAACAAACTCAATTAAATCGTGATGCTGACTTACAAGCACATCTACAAGCGATCGCCAACAACCCCAACTTTAAATACAGCCGCTTGTTTGCGATTGGTTTATTCTCTTTACTAGAACAGTCAGACCAAGAATTGGTCAAAGACGAAAAAAAACGTACTGAAGCACTGAAAAGCATTGCTGCTGGCTTGCACTTATCAGATGACAAACTCAACAAAGATTTGGAACTTTACCTTTCTAACGTAGATAAGATGTCGCAAGCACTAGTGGTAATGGCAGATTTGCTTTCAGCCGATCGCAAAAAACGCGAACAACGCAATCAAAAATCAAATACTACCGTTACTCCCCCAAAGAATAACGAATAGTGATGAGCGCCCTTTGCGGGTGCTTCTCGCTTCTAAGTAGGACGGCGTAATTAATTAAAGGTTTGTAGTGTAGACGCTCGTAGAGCGGCTTCCCGTAGGGTGGACTTTAGTCCTCAAAAAAGGGCTAAAGCCCTTACTACGAACTTATTTCAATAATTTTACGTTACTTAAAATGGTTTGATTTATTTCCGCCGGCTTACTTAGGTTAGAGGAAACAATAGCTGAAGTTCGCTTTATCACTATTAAGAGTGCCAGCGCACCAAAGATAGTGGAGTTTT is a genomic window of Fischerella sp. PCC 9605 containing:
- the psb29 gene encoding photosystem II biogenesis protein Psp29; the protein is MSLTRTVSDTKRAFHTLHTRPINTIYRRVVEELIVEMHLLSVNVDFSYNPIYALGVVTSFDRFMQGYQPEQDKESIFNALLRATEADPQTYRQDAQRLQDIAKSLSTQDLIAALSQQTQLNRDADLQAHLQAIANNPNFKYSRLFAIGLFSLLEQSDQELVKDEKKRTEALKSIAAGLHLSDDKLNKDLELYLSNVDKMSQALVVMADLLSADRKKREQRNQKSNTTVTPPKNNE
- a CDS encoding STAS domain-containing protein; the protein is MIDIDQKTYTTQDGNTVIVLTPTGRLDITTAWQFRLKLQECISKLSRHVVVNLGQVNFIDSSGLTSLVAGMRDADKVKGSFRICNVHPEAKLVFEVTMMDTVFEIFETEEEALEGVPRSIAS
- a CDS encoding chromophore lyase CpcT/CpeT → MTFSPQLLCLANYLAGEFDNREQALAEPAWYVHLRLWQIPVPLFPEDSLTLFAEQANIVKLDQPYRQRIMRLRSGGELDAPLNVQYYMPKDPTALRGAGLNPSLLHTLKPEQLDLLPGCILNVTQQTLAANSYQFTATPPPETRCCFSYTGNTVQVSLGFEVTQKELHSYDKGIDPNTGGATWGAILGPYRYTKRKQY
- the hemF gene encoding oxygen-dependent coproporphyrinogen oxidase; protein product: MVTNSQRPALPVESSASLPPTDAKARVSEFMKSLQDEITQALEKLDGVGKFQEDSWERPEGGGGRSRVMREGAIFEQGGVNFSEVWGSHLPPSILAQRPEAKGHDFYATGTSMVLHPRNPYVPTVHLNYRYFEAGPVWWFGGGADLTPYYPFAEDAIHFHQTFKQACDAHHSEYYPVFKRWCDEYFYLKHRGETRGVGGLFFDYQDGQGALYRGPHTDSEAAKYSNQLGTIAPRSWEDLFAFVQSCGKAFLSAYLPIAEQRHKMEYGDRQRNFQLYRRGRYVEFNLVYDRGTIFGLQTNGRTESILMSLPPLVRWEYGYKPEPNSPEAELYETFLKPQDWVNWTPSHT